The genomic segment TGCCTGAATGTTGGAGGCGATCGTTTCGAAAAATTCAGGCCCAACCGATAAATAAAACAGGCGATTCGGGGCAAGATTTAAAGCTTCCTCCCGCTGTTCAATCATGTGAAGCAGCTTCTGGTAATCTTCCTTATGGTCTATGTTCAGAACTTGGTAACGGAAAGCTTGTAAAAAAGCTTTCACGCTCGCCTCGTCCTTTATTTCCCGTCTGGAAAAATCACGGAGAGATTGCTCGACATTTGCCTGAAAGGTTTCATGCGTCAGCTCTCTTCGTCCAAGGCCAATCAAGGAGAATGCTTGCGGCAGCTTCTGCTCGATGAACAAATTATACAAAGCGGGGTAGATTTTTCTTTTCGCTAAATCCCCTGTCGCTCCAAACAACACAAAAGTGGTTGGCTCCATCTTCCGTTCTCCTTCCAATTCGTTAGCTATGGTTTCTTTTTCTTAGTTACACTATAATACGTTTAAGAGCCATACAAGTAATTAATATATTTAAGAGGAGGTATAGATGACATCTATGATCAATAATTACGAATTATATAAGGTTTTTTATTGGGCCGCTAAAACAGGCAGCTTAACGAAAGCGGCTAATGCGCTGTACCTCACGCAACCGAGCGTCAGCCACGCCATTAAGCAGCTGGAAAACAGCTTCGGCATCACTTTGTTTTATCGAAATTCCAAAGGGGTAGCGCTAACGCAGGAAGGTACGATTTTATATTCCTACATCGAGCAGTCGCAAATATTGATAACCCTTGCAGAGGAGAAAATGGCTGCACTGAAAAATCTAGAGAGCGGCGAGCTGCGTATTGGCGGCAGCGATTCGCTGTTCAAGCATTATTTGCTGCCGTATTTGGAAAACTTTCATTATATGTATCCCGAAATTAGGCTTCATCTTAATCACGGCACGACGCCGGAAGTCATTTCTTTCCTGAAGGAAGGCAAAATCGATCTTGGTGTCGTTCGCATGCCGATTGTCGATTCCCAGCTGGAAGTTCGTGAAAGCATTCAACTGAAGGATTGTTTTGTTGCAGGGGAGCGCTACGCGAAGCTGAAAAATGAAGTTTTGACGCTGGACCAATTGTTGCAGCATCCCGTCATTCTTTTCTCACGCAATAGCCGGGCGCGAATGGCCATTACAGAGCTTTTTCAAAGCTTCGGTTATATGCTGAAGCCTGAAATCGAGGTCGGCAGCGTCGATCTGCTGATCGAATTTGCCCGGAGAGGACTCGGCATTTCGTACGTAACGCGGGAATTTGTATCGAAGGAGCTGGAGGAAGGCTCACTCTTCGAAATTCAATTGGATGTGCAGCTGCCTCCCTCCCATGTCGGCATAATGAAAATGCGGAATTTGCCACTGTCGAGTACAGCTAGCCGATTTATTGAGCTTGTGCATTAAGGCTTTGTAAATAAAATAAAAAGAGAAGAATTGAAAGTTAACTTTCGCTCCTTCTCTTTTTGAGTCCTCTTGCAAATTTAATTTGTTCCTTTTTTGCCTGATCATTTAAAAGCCCTATGGATTTATAAGATAACTCCCGCAGCGACTCTTCGTCCATTTTGGCAAGTACTCGCATAGCCGTGTCCATAATGTCGCTTTCCTCATGAGCAAGTTCGTTTTCTTTCATGAATTTTTCTAAATCAATGCGATTAATTGGATTTTCAAATTTCAGTCCAAAATGTTGGGCGGCGTATACAAAATCTTTATCGTTCTTACTATAAAGCTGTGCATCTAA from the Paenibacillus sp. BIHB 4019 genome contains:
- a CDS encoding LysR family transcriptional regulator; protein product: MINNYELYKVFYWAAKTGSLTKAANALYLTQPSVSHAIKQLENSFGITLFYRNSKGVALTQEGTILYSYIEQSQILITLAEEKMAALKNLESGELRIGGSDSLFKHYLLPYLENFHYMYPEIRLHLNHGTTPEVISFLKEGKIDLGVVRMPIVDSQLEVRESIQLKDCFVAGERYAKLKNEVLTLDQLLQHPVILFSRNSRARMAITELFQSFGYMLKPEIEVGSVDLLIEFARRGLGISYVTREFVSKELEEGSLFEIQLDVQLPPSHVGIMKMRNLPLSSTASRFIELVH